One window from the genome of Chroococcidiopsis sp. TS-821 encodes:
- the tsf gene encoding translation elongation factor Ts — MAEISAQVVKELRERTGAGMMDCKKALKENNGDMDKAIEWLRQKGITSADKKAGRVAAEGLVGSYIHTGGRVGVLVEVNCETDFVARREEFQTLVRNIAMQIAACPNVEYVKVEDIPADIVQKEKEIEMGRDDLAKKPDNIKEKIVQGRIEKRLKEMTLMDQPYIRDQNISVEDLVKQAIAQLGENIQVRRFVRFVLGEGIEKQESNFAEEVAAQMGSK; from the coding sequence ATGGCGGAAATATCTGCACAAGTCGTCAAAGAGCTACGCGAAAGAACCGGCGCTGGCATGATGGATTGCAAAAAAGCGCTGAAAGAAAATAATGGTGATATGGACAAAGCCATTGAATGGCTGCGGCAAAAAGGTATCACCTCTGCTGATAAAAAAGCTGGACGCGTAGCAGCAGAAGGACTCGTAGGAAGCTACATCCACACTGGCGGTAGAGTTGGTGTGTTAGTAGAAGTTAACTGCGAAACAGACTTCGTGGCTCGTCGTGAAGAATTTCAAACGCTGGTGCGGAATATCGCCATGCAGATTGCGGCTTGCCCGAATGTTGAGTATGTCAAAGTAGAAGACATCCCAGCTGATATCGTCCAGAAAGAAAAAGAAATCGAAATGGGGCGAGACGATCTGGCGAAAAAGCCAGATAACATCAAAGAGAAGATCGTTCAAGGTCGAATTGAAAAACGCTTGAAAGAAATGACTTTGATGGATCAACCCTATATTCGCGACCAAAACATTTCGGTGGAAGATTTAGTGAAACAGGCGATCGCGCAATTAGGAGAAAATATCCAAGTGCGTCGTTTTGTCCGCTTTGTCTTGGGCGAAGGTATCGAAAAGCAAGAAAGCAACTTTGCCGAAGAAGTTGCTGCGCAAATGGGTAGTAAGTAG
- the recG gene encoding ATP-dependent DNA helicase RecG, translating to MTESLDLGRLQKALAVEAERGFADLVGKQYRFSEFLCLSFGKPPVTLPLEERRRWQEIAAQFAKYPELPLEERQHLVAEARRCIYHTQRYQRGENVATESTQKERSLYSTKTKLPPTTPVTRSLPTEAAIHIAPSLEQPLKSLPEVGVRRGSYLARLGLYTVRDILFYYPRDHIDYARQVNIKELQAGETVTILGAVKRCTCFNSPRNPKLTILELVLKDSTGQIRISRFFAGARYSHRGWQEQQKRRYPVGAVVAASGLVKESKYGLTLEDPEIEVLAHPGDTIDSLTIGRVVPVYALTEGVGADMVRKAVTAALPACVHLKDPLPFRLRDKYGLMELKAAIANIHFPADSTSLEVARRRLVFDEFFYLQLGLLQRQHKARQIQNGAVLTRTGQLIDSFYQLLPFQLTNAQLRVINDILDDLQKPVPMNRLVQGDVGSGKTVVAVVAILAAIQSGYQAALMAPTEVLAEQHYRKLVSWFNLLHLPVELLTGSTKTAKRRQIHAQLETGELPLLVGTHALIQEKVNFQRLGLVVIDEQHRFGVGQRAQLQQKGESPHVLTMTATPIPRTLALTLHGDLDVSQIDELPPGRQQIQTTVLSAKERTHAYDLINREIAQGRQAYIVLPLVEESEKLDVRAAVEEHQRLQGSIFPQYQVGLLHGRMSSADKDAAINQFRDNQTQILVSTTVIEVGVDVPNATVMMIENAERFGLSQLHQLRGRVGRGAAKSYCILMSNSKAETAISRLKVLEQSQDGFFISEMDMRFRGPGEVLGTRQSGLPDFTLASLVEDQEVLELARAAAEKVIEIDATLERWRLMKAELEYRYQKLMGGAILT from the coding sequence ATGACAGAATCACTAGATTTAGGGCGATTGCAAAAAGCTTTGGCAGTAGAAGCCGAACGCGGCTTTGCTGATTTAGTAGGCAAGCAATATCGCTTTAGTGAGTTTCTCTGTCTCAGTTTTGGTAAGCCTCCAGTGACTTTGCCTTTGGAAGAGCGTCGGCGATGGCAAGAAATTGCAGCACAATTTGCCAAATATCCCGAATTGCCACTAGAAGAACGACAACACCTAGTTGCTGAAGCACGAAGATGTATCTATCATACACAACGATATCAGCGCGGGGAAAATGTCGCAACCGAGTCAACTCAAAAAGAGCGATCGCTATACTCAACAAAAACAAAACTCCCGCCGACAACACCTGTAACGCGATCGCTACCAACAGAAGCCGCAATCCACATCGCACCAAGTTTAGAGCAGCCACTCAAAAGCTTACCCGAAGTAGGAGTAAGAAGAGGTAGTTACTTAGCAAGACTTGGTTTGTATACAGTACGCGACATTTTATTTTATTATCCCCGCGACCACATCGATTACGCGCGACAAGTCAACATCAAAGAACTGCAAGCAGGTGAAACAGTCACGATACTAGGCGCAGTCAAGCGCTGTACTTGCTTTAATAGCCCGCGAAACCCTAAATTAACGATCTTAGAACTTGTTTTAAAAGATAGCACTGGTCAAATTCGGATTAGTCGTTTTTTTGCAGGGGCGCGATATAGTCATCGCGGTTGGCAAGAACAGCAAAAACGCCGCTACCCTGTGGGTGCAGTCGTAGCTGCTTCTGGGCTAGTTAAAGAAAGCAAATACGGTTTAACCTTAGAAGATCCTGAAATCGAAGTTTTAGCACATCCAGGAGATACCATCGATTCGTTAACAATCGGTCGAGTCGTACCAGTTTATGCTTTAACGGAAGGCGTAGGTGCAGATATGGTACGCAAAGCGGTGACTGCGGCTTTACCTGCGTGCGTCCATCTTAAAGATCCACTACCCTTTCGCCTGCGCGATAAGTATGGTTTGATGGAATTAAAAGCAGCGATCGCCAATATTCACTTTCCCGCAGATAGTACATCGTTAGAAGTTGCACGGCGTCGCTTAGTTTTTGATGAATTTTTCTACTTACAACTTGGTTTACTCCAACGCCAGCACAAAGCACGGCAAATTCAAAATGGTGCTGTTTTAACGCGTACAGGGCAACTTATTGATAGTTTTTATCAACTTCTCCCTTTTCAACTCACTAACGCTCAATTACGAGTCATTAACGATATCCTCGATGATTTACAAAAACCAGTACCGATGAATCGCTTGGTACAAGGTGATGTGGGGTCAGGGAAAACTGTTGTTGCTGTTGTCGCCATCCTAGCGGCGATTCAATCAGGCTATCAAGCAGCGTTAATGGCTCCTACCGAAGTACTCGCAGAACAACACTATCGCAAGTTAGTCAGTTGGTTTAATTTATTACATTTACCTGTAGAACTGTTGACAGGTTCAACAAAAACTGCTAAGCGCCGCCAAATTCACGCGCAACTCGAAACCGGCGAATTACCGCTTTTAGTTGGTACTCATGCGTTGATTCAAGAAAAAGTCAACTTTCAGCGCTTAGGTTTAGTGGTCATTGACGAACAACATCGCTTTGGTGTGGGACAGCGGGCGCAGTTACAGCAAAAAGGCGAATCACCCCACGTCTTGACAATGACCGCAACTCCCATTCCCCGTACCCTCGCGCTGACACTGCATGGCGATTTAGACGTGAGTCAAATTGACGAACTTCCACCAGGAAGACAACAAATTCAAACAACAGTTTTATCAGCAAAAGAGCGCACTCACGCTTATGATTTAATTAACCGCGAGATTGCGCAAGGGCGCCAAGCTTATATTGTTTTACCTTTAGTAGAAGAATCGGAAAAACTCGATGTACGCGCTGCGGTAGAAGAACATCAACGACTACAAGGAAGCATTTTTCCGCAATATCAAGTAGGCTTACTTCATGGTCGGATGAGTTCAGCGGATAAAGACGCCGCTATCAATCAATTTCGTGACAATCAAACACAAATTTTAGTTTCAACAACTGTCATTGAAGTAGGAGTTGATGTACCCAATGCAACAGTAATGATGATTGAAAATGCTGAACGTTTTGGTTTATCACAACTGCATCAATTACGCGGGCGTGTTGGTCGGGGTGCAGCAAAATCTTACTGTATTTTGATGAGTAATTCTAAAGCAGAGACTGCAATATCTCGCTTAAAAGTGTTAGAACAATCGCAGGACGGCTTTTTTATCTCAGAGATGGATATGCGTTTTCGCGGTCCTGGAGAGGTTTTAGGAACGCGACAATCAGGTTTACCAGATTTTACTTTAGCAAGTCTTGTAGAAGATCAAGAAGTTTTAGAATTAGCAAGAGCAGCTGCAGAGAAAGTCATCGAAATTGATGCGACTTTAGAACGCTGGCGTTTGATGAAAGCTGAATTGGAATATCGCTATCAAAAATTAATGGGTGGCGCTATTTTGACGTAG
- a CDS encoding argininosuccinate synthase — protein sequence MGRANKVVLAYSGGVDTSVCIPYLKHEWGVAEVITLAADLGQGDELEPIKQKALQSGASESLVVDAQESFVKDYAFPAIQANALYENRYPLSTALARPLIAKLLVEAAEKYGADAVAHGCTGKGNDQVRFDVSIAALNPNLKVLAPAREWGMSREETIAYGERFGIPAPVKKSSPYSIDRNLLGRSIEAGPLEDPRTEPLEEIYLMTKAIADTPDTPEYVEISFEQGIPTQLNGEAIAPVKLIAQLNQIAGNHGVGRIDMIENRLVGIKSREIYETPALLVLIQAHRDLESLTLTADVTHYKRGIEETYSQMIYNGLWYSPLKSALDAFVQKTQERVSGTVRVKFFKGNATIVGRWSDNSLYTPDLATYGADDQFDHKAAEGFIYVWGLPTRIWSKQVRG from the coding sequence ATGGGTCGTGCTAATAAAGTTGTCCTGGCATACTCTGGTGGAGTAGATACTTCCGTCTGCATTCCCTATCTTAAACATGAATGGGGCGTTGCCGAAGTGATTACTTTAGCCGCAGATTTAGGACAGGGAGATGAATTAGAGCCAATTAAACAAAAAGCACTGCAATCAGGAGCTAGTGAATCACTCGTTGTTGATGCGCAAGAAAGCTTTGTCAAAGATTATGCTTTTCCGGCAATTCAGGCAAATGCCTTGTATGAAAATCGCTATCCGCTTTCGACAGCTTTAGCGCGTCCCTTGATCGCGAAGCTATTGGTAGAAGCCGCAGAAAAGTACGGTGCAGACGCCGTCGCGCATGGTTGCACGGGTAAAGGTAACGATCAAGTCCGCTTTGATGTCTCTATTGCTGCACTCAATCCAAATTTAAAAGTGCTTGCTCCAGCGCGTGAATGGGGAATGAGTCGTGAGGAAACGATCGCATATGGAGAGCGTTTTGGTATTCCTGCGCCCGTCAAAAAATCTTCGCCTTATAGTATCGACCGTAACTTACTCGGTCGCAGCATTGAAGCGGGACCCCTAGAAGATCCCCGCACCGAACCCCTCGAAGAAATTTATTTGATGACAAAGGCGATCGCTGATACTCCTGATACGCCAGAGTATGTTGAAATCAGCTTTGAGCAAGGTATTCCTACCCAACTCAATGGAGAAGCGATCGCACCTGTAAAACTTATTGCTCAACTCAACCAAATCGCAGGTAATCACGGTGTTGGGCGCATTGACATGATAGAAAATCGTTTAGTTGGAATCAAATCACGGGAAATCTACGAAACACCAGCATTATTAGTTTTAATTCAAGCGCACCGCGATTTAGAAAGTCTCACACTCACGGCAGATGTGACGCACTACAAGCGCGGTATTGAAGAAACTTACAGCCAAATGATTTATAACGGGTTGTGGTACAGTCCGCTGAAAAGCGCGCTTGATGCGTTTGTGCAAAAAACTCAAGAGCGCGTATCAGGTACTGTACGCGTTAAATTCTTTAAAGGAAACGCAACAATTGTGGGACGCTGGTCGGATAATTCTCTCTATACGCCAGATTTAGCAACTTACGGCGCTGACGATCAATTCGATCACAAAGCCGCAGAAGGTTTTATTTACGTTTGGGGACTGCCAACTCGAATTTGGTCAAAACAAGTGCGAGGCTAG
- the glyA gene encoding serine hydroxymethyltransferase yields the protein MTRNNLDFLAQTDPAVAELINSELQRQRDHLELIASENFTSAAVLAAQGSVLTNKYAEGLPGKRYYGGCEYIDGVEQLAIDRAKQLFGAAHANVQPHSGAQANFAVFLTLLEPGDTIMGMDLSHGGHLTHGSPVNVSGKWFKVCHYGVSQQTEQLDYDQIRELARQHRPKLLICGYSAYPRIIDFEKFRSIADEIGAYLLADIAHIAGLVASGLHPSPIPYCDVVTTTTHKTLRGPRGGLILTRDAELGKKLDKSVFPGSQGGPLEHVIAGKAVAFGEALKPEFKTYSAQVIENARALATQLQARGFKIVSGGTDNHLMLVDLRSIGMTGKQADQLVSGVNITANKNTVPFDPESPFVTSGLRLGSPAMTTRGMGTAEFTEIGNIIADRLLRPEDESIAQACRQRVADLCDRFPLYPHLNIPVPALA from the coding sequence GTGACTCGTAATAACTTAGACTTTCTCGCCCAAACCGATCCCGCTGTTGCCGAGTTAATTAACTCAGAACTTCAGCGCCAACGCGACCATCTAGAGTTAATTGCTAGCGAAAACTTTACTTCCGCAGCAGTTTTAGCCGCGCAAGGCTCTGTACTCACCAACAAATACGCCGAAGGCTTGCCAGGGAAACGTTACTACGGTGGTTGCGAGTATATCGATGGCGTTGAACAACTTGCCATCGACCGCGCCAAGCAGCTTTTTGGTGCAGCACATGCCAATGTGCAACCGCATTCGGGAGCACAAGCTAATTTTGCAGTATTTCTAACGCTGCTCGAACCTGGAGACACGATCATGGGAATGGATTTATCTCATGGCGGGCATTTAACGCATGGTTCACCCGTTAATGTCTCTGGTAAGTGGTTTAAAGTTTGCCATTACGGTGTTAGTCAACAAACCGAACAACTCGATTACGACCAAATCCGCGAGTTAGCGCGTCAGCACCGTCCTAAGTTGTTAATCTGTGGCTACTCGGCATACCCGCGAATTATTGACTTCGAGAAATTTAGAAGTATTGCCGATGAAATCGGAGCTTACTTGCTAGCTGATATTGCGCATATTGCTGGCTTAGTTGCCAGCGGTTTACATCCTAGCCCGATTCCTTACTGTGATGTTGTAACAACTACGACACACAAAACGCTGCGAGGACCTCGCGGTGGGTTGATTCTTACCCGCGATGCCGAATTAGGCAAAAAGTTAGATAAATCAGTGTTTCCTGGTAGTCAAGGAGGTCCTTTAGAACACGTCATTGCAGGGAAAGCTGTTGCCTTTGGCGAAGCCCTCAAACCAGAGTTTAAAACTTACAGCGCTCAAGTGATTGAAAATGCCCGTGCTTTGGCAACGCAGCTGCAAGCAAGAGGCTTTAAGATTGTTTCTGGGGGTACCGATAATCACTTAATGCTTGTTGATTTGCGCAGCATTGGCATGACAGGTAAGCAAGCAGATCAGCTAGTAAGTGGTGTAAATATTACTGCGAATAAAAATACCGTTCCGTTCGATCCCGAATCACCCTTTGTGACGAGTGGTTTGCGCCTTGGATCGCCAGCGATGACAACACGTGGTATGGGAACTGCGGAGTTTACCGAAATTGGCAACATTATCGCCGATCGCTTACTTCGTCCAGAAGATGAAAGCATCGCCCAAGCTTGTCGCCAACGCGTCGCAGATTTATGCGATCGCTTCCCGTTGTATCCACATCTGAATATTCCAGTACCAGCGCTAGCTTAA
- a CDS encoding STAS domain-containing protein, whose translation MSITHKNGRVIVLHPQGRLDCDGSKQLEAQFTRLMGQRNLLWVINLSQVDFMDSAGLVALITGLKAARESSCRLILCHLPEPVKLILELTQLDSVFEICEDYNAVLNLTKTPALAA comes from the coding sequence ATGAGTATTACACACAAAAATGGTCGCGTGATTGTACTTCATCCCCAAGGACGATTGGATTGTGATGGAAGTAAGCAATTAGAAGCTCAATTTACGCGTTTGATGGGACAGCGCAATTTACTGTGGGTAATCAACTTATCGCAAGTTGATTTTATGGATAGTGCGGGTTTAGTTGCTTTGATAACAGGATTGAAAGCAGCACGTGAAAGCAGTTGTCGGTTAATACTATGTCATTTGCCAGAACCTGTCAAACTCATTTTAGAGCTTACTCAGCTGGATTCAGTGTTTGAAATTTGTGAAGACTACAATGCCGTTTTGAATTTAACTAAAACTCCCGCTTTGGCTGCTTAA
- the rpsF gene encoding 30S ribosomal protein S6, protein MTNNYETMYILRPDLTEEQVEQAVTRYQNLLQEQGATQVEIQNRGKRRLAYEIAKHREGIYIQMNYQAPGTVIAQLERAMRLSDEVIRYLTIKQETPEIQESQASSPEEAAAMS, encoded by the coding sequence ATGACAAATAATTACGAAACGATGTATATTTTGCGCCCCGATCTGACAGAAGAGCAGGTCGAACAAGCGGTTACAAGATACCAAAATCTGCTCCAAGAGCAAGGAGCAACGCAAGTTGAAATTCAAAATCGGGGCAAACGTCGCCTGGCGTACGAAATCGCTAAGCACCGTGAAGGTATTTACATTCAAATGAACTATCAAGCCCCTGGAACGGTTATTGCCCAACTTGAACGTGCAATGCGCTTGAGTGATGAAGTGATTCGTTACCTAACTATTAAGCAAGAAACTCCAGAAATCCAAGAGTCCCAAGCCTCCTCGCCTGAAGAAGCCGCAGCCATGAGTTGA
- the rpsB gene encoding 30S ribosomal protein S2: protein MPVVSLAQMMEAGVHFGHQTRRWNPKMAPYIYTSRNGVHIIDLVQTAQLMDEAYQYTRTAAEQGKKFLFVGTKRQAAGIIAQEATRCGSYYVNQRWLGGMLTNWATIKTRAERLKELERREESGALDLLPKKEASVLRREMAKLQKYLGGIKTMRKIPDVVIIVDQRREYNAVQECQKLGIQIVSMLDTNCDPDVVDVPIPANDDAIRSIKLIVGKLADAIYEGRHGQLDVEEEYDYEGAEEDLDYDESEAEYTDSLLPDEEESADDEEE, encoded by the coding sequence ATGCCAGTTGTCTCATTGGCGCAAATGATGGAGGCAGGAGTTCACTTTGGACATCAAACCCGGCGGTGGAATCCAAAGATGGCTCCCTATATCTATACTTCCCGTAACGGAGTACACATCATTGACTTGGTGCAAACGGCTCAGTTAATGGATGAAGCGTACCAATATACGCGCACTGCGGCTGAACAGGGTAAAAAGTTTCTGTTCGTTGGTACAAAGCGACAAGCAGCAGGAATCATCGCGCAAGAAGCAACGCGCTGTGGTTCGTATTACGTCAACCAAAGATGGTTAGGCGGAATGCTAACGAATTGGGCAACAATCAAAACGCGCGCAGAGCGGTTAAAAGAATTAGAGCGCCGTGAAGAAAGCGGAGCGCTAGATTTGTTACCTAAAAAAGAAGCTTCGGTACTGCGCCGCGAGATGGCAAAGCTACAGAAGTATTTGGGCGGAATCAAAACGATGCGCAAAATCCCTGACGTGGTTATCATTGTAGACCAGCGTCGGGAATATAACGCCGTGCAAGAATGTCAAAAACTAGGAATTCAAATTGTATCAATGTTAGATACAAACTGCGATCCTGATGTTGTCGATGTTCCGATTCCAGCCAACGATGACGCAATTCGTTCAATCAAGCTGATTGTTGGTAAGTTAGCAGACGCAATATATGAAGGGCGTCACGGTCAGCTAGACGTAGAAGAGGAATACGACTACGAAGGTGCGGAGGAAGACCTCGATTACGACGAAAGCGAAGCTGAATACACTGACTCGCTGTTACCAGATGAGGAAGAATCAGCCGACGACGAAGAAGAATAA
- a CDS encoding DedA family protein yields the protein MSLEFVSLEKIQEFAHHYGYWAIFIGILLENLGIPIPGETVTLIGGFLAGSKELNYWFVLGSAIFGAVLGGIFGYWIGRTTGWEFILRVAGFFRIPAVRLEELKDKFSQNAAQAVFFGRFIALLRIFSGLLAGIAGMSFAQFFVYNLAGAAVWASVMVTLAFFVGQIVSLEQLVSWVGEFAIFALVIAIAWIVVPIWWESRQVKKIASED from the coding sequence ATGTCTCTGGAGTTTGTATCACTGGAGAAGATTCAGGAGTTCGCGCATCATTACGGCTACTGGGCAATATTTATTGGGATCTTGTTAGAAAACTTAGGGATTCCGATTCCAGGAGAGACCGTAACGTTAATTGGAGGTTTTCTAGCTGGTAGCAAGGAACTGAACTATTGGTTTGTACTTGGTAGTGCCATCTTTGGTGCGGTTCTTGGTGGCATTTTTGGGTATTGGATTGGCAGAACCACTGGTTGGGAATTTATTCTGCGCGTTGCTGGCTTTTTTCGCATCCCCGCAGTGCGGTTAGAAGAACTGAAAGACAAATTCAGTCAAAATGCAGCCCAAGCGGTCTTTTTTGGTCGATTTATTGCTTTATTGCGCATTTTTTCAGGGTTGTTAGCTGGAATAGCTGGTATGTCTTTTGCTCAGTTTTTCGTCTACAACTTAGCGGGAGCAGCTGTATGGGCATCAGTAATGGTGACTTTAGCTTTCTTTGTTGGACAGATTGTGTCTTTAGAACAATTAGTTTCTTGGGTTGGTGAATTTGCGATTTTCGCTTTAGTTATTGCGATCGCTTGGATTGTTGTTCCTATATGGTGGGAATCGCGCCAAGTCAAGAAAATTGCTAGCGAGGATTAA
- a CDS encoding Tic20 family protein — MAWRGSTTVWDRIFASLAYLLPLVDVVGLLLRVGIQNTIFGEFPALRIVLVPLLPLVQIYFGIPFVGLIIFFVLFLLVVRNERVSHFIRFNTMQAILITIALFLCGILVQILAPIPGTTFAIATIANTIFLGVFIAAAYAVIQSLLGRYAEIPAISDAVYMQVR, encoded by the coding sequence ATGGCTTGGCGCGGGTCAACGACAGTTTGGGACAGAATTTTTGCAAGCCTTGCTTATTTGTTACCGCTAGTTGATGTTGTGGGGCTGCTACTGCGTGTAGGAATACAAAATACGATTTTTGGTGAATTTCCGGCGCTCAGGATCGTTTTAGTGCCTTTGTTACCTCTAGTACAAATTTATTTTGGGATACCATTTGTCGGACTCATTATTTTCTTTGTTTTATTCTTACTTGTGGTGAGAAATGAACGGGTGAGCCACTTTATCCGCTTTAACACGATGCAGGCAATTTTAATTACAATTGCGTTATTTTTGTGCGGTATTCTCGTGCAGATATTGGCACCGATTCCAGGCACGACGTTTGCGATCGCCACAATCGCCAACACGATTTTCCTCGGCGTATTTATTGCCGCTGCTTACGCGGTAATTCAGTCTTTGCTTGGTCGTTATGCTGAAATTCCGGCAATCTCGGACGCAGTCTATATGCAAGTCCGCTAA
- a CDS encoding glycosyltransferase family 2 protein, translated as MFFSVVIPTYNRQPILAKCLKALERQNLATDTAIEGYEVVVVDDGSTDGTLEWLQDNAAKFPHVRSLLQDHQGPAAARNLGVEHAQGDTIIFIDSDLVVTENFLQAHADGLQQGQKTYGSDRIFTYGLVINTCNFADPTAEPYKITDFSAAYFATGNVAIARHWLEKAGLFDTRFQLYGWEDLELGVRLKQLGLKLIKCPAAVGYHWHPPFNLKQIPNLIEKEIQRGRMGVLFYQKHPIWEVRMMIQMTWLHRLLWGLLSLGGHLNERSLAPLLQWLIDQGKPQLALEIARIFLNWYNVQGVYSAYAQMQSASRAK; from the coding sequence GTGTTTTTTAGTGTTGTGATTCCAACTTACAATCGTCAGCCAATCTTAGCGAAGTGCTTAAAAGCTCTCGAACGCCAGAATTTAGCTACTGATACCGCCATTGAGGGTTATGAAGTTGTTGTCGTCGACGATGGTTCGACAGACGGCACGTTAGAGTGGTTGCAAGACAATGCTGCAAAGTTTCCGCACGTGCGATCGCTTTTACAAGACCACCAAGGACCAGCAGCCGCGCGTAATTTAGGCGTAGAACACGCGCAAGGCGATACGATTATTTTTATTGATAGCGACCTCGTAGTTACAGAAAATTTTCTGCAAGCGCACGCTGACGGACTACAACAAGGACAAAAAACCTATGGTAGCGATCGTATCTTTACCTATGGTCTTGTAATTAACACGTGCAATTTTGCCGATCCTACGGCAGAACCATACAAAATTACTGACTTTTCCGCAGCTTATTTTGCAACGGGAAATGTTGCGATCGCGCGTCACTGGTTAGAAAAAGCAGGGTTATTTGATACGCGATTTCAACTCTATGGCTGGGAAGATTTGGAATTAGGAGTCCGCTTGAAACAATTAGGCTTAAAACTAATTAAATGCCCTGCTGCTGTTGGTTATCACTGGCATCCTCCATTTAACCTTAAGCAGATTCCCAACTTAATCGAAAAGGAAATTCAACGCGGGCGCATGGGCGTGTTGTTTTATCAAAAACATCCGATTTGGGAAGTGCGGATGATGATTCAAATGACGTGGTTGCACCGTCTGCTTTGGGGATTACTTTCACTGGGTGGTCATCTTAACGAACGTAGCTTAGCTCCACTACTTCAGTGGTTGATTGACCAAGGTAAACCGCAATTAGCGCTGGAAATTGCGCGGATTTTTTTAAATTGGTACAACGTTCAAGGAGTTTATTCGGCTTACGCTCAAATGCAGTCTGCTTCCCGTGCCAAGTAG
- a CDS encoding fumarylacetoacetate hydrolase family protein: MAQRYVRVQNQEGRIYYGLLKPSQSVQVLDAPPWLQGQPTDLHLEPDRYQILAPCAPSKIVAVGKNYADHAAEMGTDVPREPLLFLKPSTAIIPTGGEIIYPAQAQRVDYEGELALIIGDRTFGCTPAQAQNKIWGYTIANDVTARDLQQRDGQWTRAKGFDTFCPLGPWIVRELSPGARLQTFINEEQAPVQSASVDQMVFPPDVLVSYISQIMTLLPGDVILTGTPVGVGPLHLGDFVVVEIEGIGRLENTVISREYTVVQPYEKT; the protein is encoded by the coding sequence ATGGCGCAGCGCTACGTCCGAGTTCAAAATCAAGAGGGACGGATTTACTATGGGTTGCTCAAACCTAGCCAAAGCGTTCAGGTTCTTGATGCTCCACCGTGGTTGCAAGGTCAGCCCACGGATTTACATTTAGAACCAGACCGCTACCAAATTTTAGCTCCGTGTGCCCCCTCTAAAATTGTTGCAGTTGGGAAAAACTATGCCGATCACGCGGCTGAAATGGGGACAGATGTACCTAGAGAGCCGTTATTATTTCTGAAACCGTCAACTGCAATTATTCCCACTGGTGGTGAAATCATTTATCCGGCGCAAGCACAGCGGGTAGATTATGAAGGTGAATTAGCGTTGATTATCGGCGATCGCACTTTTGGCTGTACGCCCGCGCAAGCGCAAAACAAAATCTGGGGCTACACAATTGCGAATGACGTGACAGCGCGCGATCTCCAACAACGCGACGGTCAATGGACGCGTGCCAAAGGATTTGATACGTTTTGCCCCTTGGGTCCTTGGATCGTCCGAGAACTCAGTCCTGGGGCGCGGTTACAGACATTTATCAATGAAGAACAAGCACCTGTACAATCGGCAAGTGTCGATCAGATGGTGTTTCCCCCAGATGTTTTGGTGTCCTACATCAGTCAAATTATGACCCTTCTGCCTGGTGATGTTATCCTCACAGGAACACCAGTCGGTGTAGGACCATTACACTTAGGAGATTTTGTTGTCGTCGAAATTGAGGGAATTGGTCGATTGGAAAACACCGTGATCTCTAGAGAATACACTGTGGTACAACCGTATGAGAAAACTTAG